The following proteins come from a genomic window of Limnohabitans sp. 103DPR2:
- a CDS encoding 2-dehydro-3-deoxy-6-phosphogalactonate aldolase translates to MTPLLAQFHAHMDKLPLVAILRGLKPEEALDVGRAIVNAGFHILEVPLNSPDPLKSIQILADAFPNALVGAGTVTTAQQVRDIKAAGGQLIISPHLDDNVVCEAVNLGLISLPGVATPSEAFKAIALGAHGLKLFPAEMISPAVVKSMRAVLPCHIRLVPVGGIGTHNMADYRKSGASGFGIGSALYAPGKSAQAVGESAAAFVKAWQAPA, encoded by the coding sequence ATGACACCTCTGCTCGCTCAATTTCACGCGCACATGGACAAGCTGCCCTTGGTGGCCATCCTGCGCGGTTTGAAACCTGAAGAAGCTTTGGACGTGGGCCGTGCCATTGTGAATGCGGGTTTTCACATCTTAGAAGTCCCCCTCAATTCGCCCGACCCTCTGAAAAGCATTCAAATCTTGGCAGACGCATTTCCCAATGCCTTGGTGGGCGCAGGCACAGTGACCACCGCACAACAAGTGCGTGACATCAAAGCAGCGGGCGGCCAGCTCATCATCTCACCGCACCTGGATGACAACGTGGTGTGCGAAGCCGTCAACTTGGGCTTGATTTCTCTACCTGGCGTTGCAACCCCCTCCGAAGCTTTCAAAGCCATTGCATTGGGTGCGCATGGTCTGAAATTATTTCCAGCAGAAATGATCAGCCCAGCCGTTGTCAAATCCATGCGCGCTGTATTGCCTTGCCACATCCGACTCGTTCCCGTGGGCGGCATTGGCACGCACAACATGGCGGACTACCGCAAGAGTGGTGCATCTGGTTTTGGCATTGGCTCGGCGCTGTATGCGCCTGGCAAGTCAGCACAGGCTGTGGGTGAATCGGCTGCCGCCTTTGTCAAAGCTTGGCAGGCGCCTGCTTAA